A window of the Isosphaera pallida ATCC 43644 genome harbors these coding sequences:
- a CDS encoding P-II family nitrogen regulator, translated as MILVIALVKPFRAPMVLRALEDSSALSITVREVKGFGRQKERLGLYLGSEYADAFLPKVEITIALPDASTLEETIRTIVTHSRTGRMGDGKILVLRSDAPAVIWRGE; from the coding sequence ATGATCCTGGTGATCGCCTTGGTGAAACCGTTTCGAGCGCCGATGGTCCTCCGCGCCCTGGAGGACTCATCGGCGTTGTCGATTACGGTGCGCGAGGTCAAGGGATTCGGGCGTCAGAAGGAGCGACTAGGATTATACTTGGGAAGTGAATACGCGGATGCGTTTCTCCCCAAGGTGGAGATCACTATTGCGTTGCCCGACGCCTCGACGTTGGAGGAAACCATTCGCACGATTGTGACCCACAGCCGGACCGGTCGGATGGGGGACGGTAAGATCTTGGTGCTGCGCAGCGACGCGCCCGCTGTCATCTGGCGTGGGGAATGA
- a CDS encoding carbon storage regulator, with the protein MLVLSRKLDESIVIDGRIVVKIVKIDRNQVRLAIDAPREVGVYRQELVTERQAEEAGAGAMVEFVPAPDPHAVAHAS; encoded by the coding sequence ATGCTGGTTCTAAGCCGCAAACTCGACGAGTCGATCGTGATTGATGGCCGCATCGTGGTGAAGATTGTGAAGATCGACCGCAACCAAGTCCGACTGGCGATCGACGCCCCTCGGGAAGTGGGGGTTTATCGTCAGGAACTGGTGACCGAGCGTCAAGCGGAGGAAGCCGGCGCAGGCGCGATGGTCGAGTTCGTTCCAGCCCCCGACCCGCACGCCGTTGCTCATGCTTCGTGA